One region of Mucilaginibacter gotjawali genomic DNA includes:
- a CDS encoding N(4)-(beta-N-acetylglucosaminyl)-L-asparaginase: protein MYNRRKFLKVSAAGASLAALSTSSIAKSTVFNPPAGFPIVISTWDFGIVANKEAWKTLEKGGRALDAVEAGVRIPEADMNNHTVGRAGYPDRDGHVSLDACIMDEFGNCGSVAAIEDIAHPISVARLVMEKTPHVMLVGEGATQFAVEQGFKREKLLTPESEKAWKEWLKTAKYSPVMNIENKQHAPGNKYNHDTIGMLAIDAKGNISGACTTSGMAFKLRGRVGDSPIIGAGLYVDNEVGGATSTGVGEEVIRNVGSFLVVELMRQGYAPEDACKEAVKRIIKKKPETAKNIQVGFLAINKKGEYGAYAIQQGFSFAVCNAEKQDLLVPGKSFY from the coding sequence ATGTACAATCGCCGTAAGTTTCTAAAAGTATCGGCTGCAGGGGCATCACTTGCAGCACTCTCCACTTCATCCATCGCAAAATCAACCGTTTTTAACCCTCCCGCTGGTTTCCCAATTGTTATTTCCACCTGGGATTTTGGTATCGTCGCCAATAAAGAAGCCTGGAAAACGCTTGAAAAAGGCGGCCGTGCATTAGATGCTGTTGAGGCGGGTGTAAGAATACCGGAAGCGGACATGAATAACCACACCGTTGGCCGTGCCGGTTACCCGGACCGCGACGGCCATGTAAGCCTTGATGCCTGTATTATGGACGAATTTGGCAACTGTGGTTCGGTGGCAGCAATTGAAGACATTGCCCACCCCATATCAGTAGCCCGTTTGGTGATGGAAAAAACACCGCATGTAATGCTTGTTGGCGAAGGGGCCACACAATTTGCCGTCGAACAGGGTTTTAAAAGAGAAAAACTGCTAACGCCGGAATCAGAAAAAGCGTGGAAAGAATGGTTGAAAACAGCCAAATATTCTCCGGTTATGAATATTGAAAATAAACAGCACGCTCCCGGCAACAAATACAACCATGATACCATCGGGATGCTGGCAATTGATGCAAAAGGAAATATATCAGGTGCATGTACTACAAGTGGCATGGCATTCAAGCTGCGTGGCCGGGTTGGCGACAGCCCTATTATCGGCGCAGGTTTATATGTAGATAACGAAGTTGGCGGCGCTACCTCCACAGGTGTCGGCGAAGAAGTGATCCGCAATGTGGGCAGTTTCCTGGTGGTTGAATTGATGCGGCAGGGATATGCGCCCGAGGATGCCTGCAAAGAGGCTGTTAAACGCATTATCAAAAAGAAACCTGAAACAGCAAAAAATATCCAGGTAGGTTTCCTGGCGATAAACAAAAAGGGCGAATATGGCGCTTATGCTATCCAGCAGGGCTTTTCGTTCGCGGTTTGCAATGCCGAAAAACAAGATCTTTTGGTACCGGGTAAAAGTTTTTATTGA
- a CDS encoding IS110 family RNA-guided transposase: protein MMTNIVKQVVGIDIAQTELVVSLGRMNHDTGIDIFAFKTFANNAIGFKDLLAWVNKLAAKEIRVRYVMEATGVYHEKLAYYLSDQGQEVSIVLPNKISNYFRTLDVKTITDKTASQAICRFGLERKLEIWQKPKKIFKDLKQLTRERDQLIADRVVLKNQLHAEKAEAFPNESSIKRVTKRIQLIDKQELEIRAELAAIVKQDTELVKKIDTITTIPGVGKLTAVIVLAETNGFELIKSKKQLVSYSGMDIRLKDSGTSVKGKPRISKKGNRHLRKAMYMPALAAMRFNEHHKTVFVRLVSKHGIKMKAAVAVQRKILELIYVIYKTDKAFDKDYVKKQTAEVQNS from the coding sequence ATGATGACAAACATTGTAAAACAAGTGGTGGGCATTGATATAGCTCAAACTGAATTAGTAGTGTCACTTGGTCGAATGAACCATGATACAGGTATAGACATTTTCGCATTTAAAACATTTGCTAATAACGCAATAGGCTTTAAGGATCTTTTGGCTTGGGTAAACAAATTGGCGGCAAAAGAAATCAGGGTAAGATATGTGATGGAAGCTACAGGTGTATACCATGAAAAACTAGCTTATTATCTTTCAGATCAAGGGCAAGAGGTAAGCATTGTGTTGCCAAACAAAATCAGTAATTACTTCAGGACATTGGATGTCAAAACCATTACTGACAAGACTGCCTCACAAGCCATATGCAGGTTTGGTTTGGAAAGAAAACTGGAAATATGGCAAAAGCCAAAGAAAATATTCAAAGACCTTAAACAACTAACCCGTGAAAGGGATCAGCTGATTGCTGACAGAGTGGTTTTGAAAAACCAGTTGCATGCAGAAAAGGCAGAGGCATTTCCAAATGAAAGCAGTATCAAAAGGGTAACTAAACGTATCCAACTGATTGACAAGCAGGAACTTGAAATCAGAGCAGAGTTAGCTGCAATTGTAAAACAGGACACTGAATTGGTTAAAAAGATAGATACCATTACCACAATTCCTGGCGTAGGCAAGCTAACGGCAGTTATTGTATTGGCGGAGACAAATGGATTTGAACTGATTAAAAGTAAAAAACAGTTAGTTAGTTACAGCGGCATGGATATCAGACTGAAAGACTCAGGCACATCGGTAAAGGGAAAACCCAGGATATCTAAAAAGGGAAACAGACACCTGCGAAAAGCTATGTATATGCCAGCTTTAGCAGCGATGCGATTTAATGAGCATCATAAAACAGTATTTGTCCGGCTGGTATCAAAGCATGGAATAAAAATGAAAGCGGCTGTAGCTGTGCAAAGAAAAATATTAGAACTGATTTACGTAATTTACAAAACGGACAAAGCCTTTGATAAAGACTACGTAAAAAAGCAAACAGCAGAAGTACAAAATAGTTAG
- a CDS encoding sensor histidine kinase translates to MRTSIRQKLFLFSLIVLAGNGVTGYAVYQSNQRLFKSEQMVRHTEQVIYQSGNVLSIAKDIETAAEGYVITNDSTFLKPFYLAKKSAFNSISDLKELTRDNPGQQIRIDSLNGYLHKLLDFATKTIKIRQEQGLMPAVTFTSNKQGKYLGDQIRKITSAVQQTENVLLRIRKQTNGRSQIAFKQLSRVIFISMVAFTILLLILIDRYFLQNKEKEKRTIELALANEERTKMVGDLMLRNMDLEQFAYIISHNLRAPVANIIGASSVLNDNDLSLTDKETIFKGINVSVTRLDEVVKDLNHILQVKGDINETKEIVHFSTLVEEIKSSIQNLIDKYNIEITYDFSAIDGFLTLRGYLYSIFYNLISNSIKYRRKEIHSIIEVKSRLENNKLELLFSDNGMGINLKKNGDQVFGLYKRFHSTAEGKGLGLFMVKTQVVALGGKITVQSLENEGTEFKIEFQL, encoded by the coding sequence ATGAGAACAAGCATTCGTCAAAAACTTTTTTTATTCTCATTGATAGTTCTGGCGGGCAATGGTGTAACCGGGTATGCAGTTTATCAAAGTAACCAGAGACTCTTTAAATCGGAGCAAATGGTTCGCCATACCGAACAGGTTATTTACCAGTCAGGCAATGTGCTCTCTATTGCCAAAGATATTGAAACAGCGGCAGAAGGATATGTGATTACGAATGACAGCACCTTTCTCAAGCCATTTTATCTTGCGAAAAAATCCGCATTCAACAGCATTAGCGATTTAAAAGAACTAACCCGTGATAACCCCGGGCAACAAATCCGCATCGATTCACTTAATGGTTACTTGCATAAATTGTTGGATTTTGCGACTAAAACAATTAAGATAAGGCAGGAACAAGGGCTGATGCCTGCTGTTACGTTCACCTCAAATAAACAGGGTAAATACTTAGGCGACCAGATCCGCAAGATAACATCAGCGGTTCAGCAAACTGAAAATGTTTTGCTGCGCATTCGTAAACAAACAAACGGGCGTTCGCAAATCGCTTTCAAACAGCTTTCAAGGGTTATATTTATTTCGATGGTGGCATTCACTATTCTGCTTTTGATTTTGATAGACAGATATTTTCTGCAGAATAAAGAAAAGGAAAAACGAACCATTGAGCTGGCGCTGGCTAACGAGGAACGTACGAAAATGGTTGGCGACCTGATGCTGCGGAATATGGACCTGGAGCAATTTGCCTACATTATTTCGCATAACCTTAGGGCACCGGTTGCCAATATTATCGGAGCCTCGAGTGTTTTGAACGATAATGACTTAAGTTTGACTGATAAGGAGACCATTTTCAAAGGCATTAACGTATCTGTTACGCGTCTTGATGAAGTGGTAAAAGACCTCAATCATATTTTGCAGGTAAAAGGCGATATCAACGAGACTAAAGAAATTGTCCATTTTTCAACCCTTGTTGAAGAGATAAAGTCCAGTATTCAGAATCTGATTGATAAATATAACATTGAAATAACGTATGACTTTTCGGCTATCGACGGTTTTTTAACGTTGAGGGGTTATTTATACAGTATTTTTTATAACCTTATCTCAAATAGTATTAAATACCGCCGAAAAGAGATTCACAGTATTATTGAAGTTAAAAGCAGGCTGGAAAACAATAAACTGGAGTTACTTTTTTCAGACAACGGAATGGGCATTAATCTAAAAAAAAACGGAGACCAGGTTTTTGGATTGTACAAAAGGTTCCATTCGACGGCTGAAGGGAAAGGGTTGGGCTTGTTTATGGTTAAAACGCAAGTAGTGGCGCTTGGGGGTAAAATTACCGTGCAGAGTTTGGAAAACGAGGGTACTGAATTTAAAATTGAATTTCAGTTATAA
- a CDS encoding DEAD/DEAH box helicase produces MAVTFEEFKFNRQILNAIADAGYTEATPIQQKAIPPILNGQDVMGIAQTGTGKTAAYVLPILMKLKYAQGDHARALIIAPTRELAMQIEENIKAFAANTDLRVVVLYGGLGPKTQIEQINKGMDIIVATPGRFMDLYLAGHIVTKTLQTLVLDEADKMMDMGFMPQINRILEVVPVKRQNLLFSATMSDKIHELSNNFLEFPTVIEVTPQATPAQTVNQHLYFVPNVKTKINLLKKLLDQEDDIKKLIIFCKTRTAAEDVYKFLLRKFGEKEVKVLHANKGQNTRINAINAFKNDEVKILVATDVASRGIDVSDVSHVINFDVPVVIEDYVHRIGRTGRAYQSGEAITFCNPAELYYIRKVEKLIRQTIPVTDIPAEVFIEATPYDEKQEQDREIDMQKRRDDPDFKGAFHEKKTLNQRKKFDAAKSKTTHNPKEKRTKSPKSYRKKH; encoded by the coding sequence ATGGCTGTAACTTTTGAGGAATTTAAATTTAACCGGCAGATATTGAACGCTATTGCCGATGCCGGTTATACCGAAGCAACGCCAATACAACAAAAAGCTATCCCGCCCATACTTAACGGACAGGACGTGATGGGTATTGCGCAAACCGGTACCGGAAAAACTGCGGCCTATGTTTTACCTATACTGATGAAGCTGAAATATGCCCAGGGCGATCATGCGCGTGCACTGATTATTGCCCCTACGCGTGAGTTGGCTATGCAGATTGAGGAAAATATTAAAGCGTTTGCCGCCAATACCGATTTGCGGGTGGTTGTACTATATGGTGGCCTTGGCCCCAAAACCCAGATAGAACAGATAAATAAGGGTATGGATATTATTGTGGCCACTCCGGGCCGCTTTATGGATCTTTACCTGGCCGGGCATATCGTTACAAAAACATTGCAGACTTTAGTGCTTGATGAAGCAGATAAAATGATGGACATGGGCTTTATGCCGCAGATCAACCGGATATTGGAAGTAGTACCGGTAAAAAGGCAAAACCTGCTCTTCTCGGCAACCATGTCGGATAAGATTCATGAACTGTCCAATAATTTTCTCGAATTTCCGACCGTTATTGAAGTAACGCCGCAGGCAACACCTGCACAAACGGTTAACCAGCATTTGTACTTTGTGCCCAATGTAAAAACCAAAATCAACCTGCTGAAAAAACTGCTTGACCAGGAAGACGACATCAAAAAACTCATTATTTTTTGCAAAACCCGTACTGCTGCCGAAGATGTGTACAAGTTTTTACTGCGGAAGTTTGGCGAAAAAGAGGTGAAAGTATTACATGCCAATAAGGGGCAAAATACCCGCATCAATGCCATCAATGCGTTTAAAAATGATGAAGTTAAAATCCTTGTGGCTACTGATGTGGCTTCCCGCGGGATTGATGTGAGTGATGTAAGCCATGTAATCAACTTTGACGTTCCGGTGGTAATTGAGGATTATGTGCACCGGATCGGGCGGACCGGGCGGGCCTATCAATCAGGCGAAGCAATCACTTTTTGTAACCCGGCCGAATTATATTATATCCGCAAGGTGGAAAAACTGATCAGGCAAACCATCCCGGTAACAGATATCCCCGCAGAAGTATTCATAGAGGCTACGCCCTATGACGAAAAACAAGAACAGGACAGGGAGATAGATATGCAGAAACGCCGTGATGACCCTGATTTTAAAGGGGCCTTTCACGAAAAGAAGACTTTGAACCAGCGTAAAAAGTTTGATGCTGCAAAATCAAAAACCACGCACAATCCAAAGGAAAAAAGAACGAAATCGCCAAAATCATACAGGAAAAAACATTAA
- a CDS encoding copper homeostasis protein CutC, with product MKSPVLLEVCANSVASALAAQDGGAYRVELCENLYEGGTTPSYGEIQVARELLQIKLYVLIRPRGGDFLYSDIEYDIMTADVNYCVEAGCDGIVIGILNADGTIDKDRCQKLIDLAKTNGLGVTFHRAFDMCADMEQALEDIIALGCERILTSGGKSTAMEGANILAHLIKKADGRITIMPGSGVSEKNAADLVEFTGAKEIHSSARVRVQSKMEYKNDHIVMGDNYGDEFACDQTDVGRVKAIIQLANS from the coding sequence ATGAAAAGTCCCGTCCTGCTCGAAGTTTGTGCCAATTCCGTTGCCTCAGCCCTGGCTGCCCAGGATGGGGGTGCATATAGGGTAGAGCTATGCGAAAACCTGTACGAAGGCGGAACAACCCCCTCCTATGGAGAGATCCAAGTAGCCAGGGAACTTCTCCAAATTAAATTATATGTTTTAATAAGGCCGCGTGGGGGTGATTTTTTATATTCTGATATTGAATATGATATTATGACTGCCGATGTGAATTATTGTGTAGAGGCTGGTTGTGATGGCATTGTTATAGGCATATTAAATGCGGACGGTACCATTGACAAAGACCGCTGCCAAAAATTGATCGACCTGGCAAAAACGAACGGCCTTGGCGTAACCTTTCACCGGGCATTTGATATGTGTGCCGATATGGAGCAGGCGCTTGAAGATATTATTGCATTGGGCTGCGAACGAATTTTAACATCAGGCGGCAAAAGTACCGCTATGGAAGGTGCAAATATATTAGCCCATTTAATAAAAAAAGCGGACGGCAGAATAACCATTATGCCGGGCAGCGGTGTAAGCGAAAAAAACGCTGCTGATCTGGTGGAGTTTACCGGGGCCAAAGAAATACATTCGTCGGCAAGGGTTCGCGTTCAAAGCAAAATGGAATATAAAAACGACCATATTGTTATGGGCGATAATTATGGCGATGAATTTGCCTGCGACCAAACCGATGTTGGCAGGGTAAAGGCTATCATTCAATTAGCAAATTCTTAA
- a CDS encoding SRPBCC family protein, which translates to METLTLKTTITFNEPIEKVWQGLTDPGIVKQYFFGTDLKSDFKKGSRITFSGEWGGKTYEDGGVIVEIDAPKLLKYTYWSSMSGTEDKPENYNNITYELHELDGVTALVIIQEGVKNQQALEHSEQNWKTVFDGLKEILKKD; encoded by the coding sequence ATGGAAACACTCACATTAAAAACAACCATCACCTTTAACGAACCTATCGAAAAGGTTTGGCAAGGCTTAACAGACCCCGGAATTGTAAAACAGTATTTTTTTGGAACGGATTTGAAATCGGATTTTAAAAAAGGAAGCCGGATAACCTTTAGCGGCGAGTGGGGAGGCAAAACATATGAAGACGGTGGCGTGATCGTGGAAATTGATGCCCCGAAGTTATTGAAGTATACCTATTGGAGCAGCATGTCCGGCACGGAGGATAAGCCCGAAAATTACAATAATATTACCTACGAGTTGCATGAGTTGGATGGGGTAACGGCGTTGGTGATTATACAGGAGGGTGTTAAGAATCAGCAGGCGCTTGAACACTCGGAACAAAACTGGAAAACTGTATTTGATGGGTTGAAAGAGATATTAAAAAAAGATTGA
- a CDS encoding helix-turn-helix transcriptional regulator, whose product MNRIDRVSAILIQLQSRRVVKAIDIADRFGISLRTVYRDVKTLEEAGIPIIGEAGVGYSIMDGYRLPPVMFTREEATAFLTAEKFVEKMTDASTAGHHKSAMYKIRAILKTSEKNLLEDIDNKIAVLKNQHQMRVDNKDHIQTLLNSIAQKKVISIDYFANHSQEHTKRDIEPIGIFYKDSYWHLIAYCRMRSDYRDFRVDRINEVKITEKYFDSKHPTLKDYIAQTAKDQDLDLVIIRVDKSVYTHLEYQKYYSGFVSEKKTGNQIEMTFLTMSLEGFARWFMMFGDQAEIISPDSLKERVSHIATAIAQKNLLLTNVY is encoded by the coding sequence ATGAATCGCATCGACAGGGTTTCGGCTATTTTAATCCAGCTCCAATCACGCAGGGTGGTTAAGGCAATAGATATTGCAGATCGTTTCGGCATCAGCCTGCGCACCGTTTACCGGGATGTGAAAACGCTTGAGGAGGCCGGGATCCCTATCATAGGCGAAGCGGGAGTTGGCTATTCCATTATGGATGGTTACCGTTTGCCCCCCGTAATGTTTACCCGCGAAGAAGCCACCGCTTTTTTAACAGCCGAAAAGTTTGTTGAAAAGATGACTGATGCATCAACCGCCGGGCATCACAAATCGGCCATGTATAAGATCAGGGCGATTTTAAAAACATCCGAAAAAAACCTGCTGGAGGATATTGATAATAAGATAGCCGTTTTAAAAAATCAACACCAGATGCGGGTGGATAATAAAGATCACATCCAGACACTTTTAAATAGTATCGCCCAAAAGAAGGTCATCAGCATCGATTATTTTGCCAACCACAGCCAGGAGCATACGAAAAGAGATATTGAGCCAATTGGGATTTTTTATAAGGATAGCTACTGGCACCTTATTGCTTACTGCCGAATGCGAAGCGATTACCGCGATTTCAGGGTCGACAGGATCAACGAGGTTAAGATCACCGAAAAATATTTTGACAGCAAGCACCCTACTTTAAAAGACTATATCGCCCAGACTGCAAAAGATCAGGACCTTGACCTGGTGATCATCCGCGTTGACAAATCCGTATATACACACCTGGAGTATCAGAAATATTACAGCGGCTTTGTCTCGGAGAAAAAAACAGGCAATCAAATTGAAATGACCTTCCTGACGATGTCCCTGGAAGGTTTTGCCCGCTGGTTTATGATGTTTGGCGACCAGGCAGAGATTATTAGCCCGGATAGTTTAAAAGAGCGGGTAAGCCATATTGCCACTGCTATAGCCCAAAAAAATCTCCTGCTCACCAACGTCTACTGA
- a CDS encoding DoxX family protein codes for MAIQIIFWVLIAAYVIPGLIFGFKKLTGNKQSVAYFKKWGYPLWFMHILGFTEITGSILMLFNTTRIYGIAIFPVILAGALYTHVKNKESAEAKKPVFVGLLLLAIFLFTFFI; via the coding sequence ATGGCAATTCAAATCATCTTTTGGGTATTGATAGCAGCTTATGTCATACCGGGCCTCATTTTTGGATTTAAGAAACTAACCGGCAACAAACAAAGTGTTGCATATTTTAAAAAATGGGGTTACCCGCTCTGGTTTATGCACATACTCGGATTCACCGAAATTACAGGCAGTATCCTGATGCTTTTTAACACCACACGGATATATGGTATCGCTATATTTCCGGTCATACTTGCAGGCGCCCTTTACACGCATGTAAAAAACAAAGAATCCGCGGAGGCAAAGAAGCCGGTTTTTGTTGGCTTGCTCTTACTGGCTATATTTTTGTTTACCTTTTTTATTTAA
- a CDS encoding methylated-DNA--[protein]-cysteine S-methyltransferase, whose amino-acid sequence MPSTYHKTPIGFARITEEEGFITSIYLLDGEFEETAAETPLLKTTVQQLDEYFEGKRTTFALPLKQKGTDFQQQVWEQLTKIAYGKTISYAQQSKFMNNPLGIRAIASANGKNHLVIVVPCHRVIGSDGSLTGFGCGVWRKKWLLEHEARVTGSGQTVLNL is encoded by the coding sequence ATGCCATCAACCTACCATAAAACGCCTATAGGTTTTGCCAGGATCACCGAAGAGGAAGGCTTTATCACTTCGATATACCTGCTTGATGGCGAGTTTGAGGAAACTGCTGCCGAAACACCGCTATTAAAAACTACTGTTCAGCAATTAGACGAGTATTTTGAGGGGAAGAGAACAACATTCGCTTTGCCCTTAAAACAAAAAGGGACTGATTTTCAGCAGCAGGTATGGGAGCAGTTAACAAAAATAGCGTATGGTAAAACCATCAGTTATGCCCAACAGTCAAAATTTATGAATAACCCGTTGGGTATCCGGGCGATTGCCTCAGCCAACGGCAAAAACCACCTCGTCATTGTGGTACCCTGTCACCGGGTAATAGGATCGGATGGCAGTTTAACCGGTTTTGGCTGCGGGGTGTGGCGTAAAAAATGGCTGCTTGAACATGAAGCGCGGGTTACCGGCAGCGGACAAACCGTACTCAACCTTTAA
- a CDS encoding putative signal transducing protein, with amino-acid sequence MDDKIVTFQSYYDPMLAHIVRTRLEANGVPCFIADENTIGANPLYNQAVGGVKLKVFERDLEKCREILATEGDLHEQDHIEIDGENTYVVCPYCASTNVSNISASKEKDQWPDLLDSLANLVNPFHTAKNWHCNNCQQDFE; translated from the coding sequence ATGGACGATAAAATAGTAACATTCCAATCTTATTACGACCCTATGCTGGCGCATATTGTGCGTACCCGGCTCGAGGCAAACGGAGTCCCCTGCTTTATTGCCGACGAAAACACCATTGGCGCCAACCCGCTTTATAACCAGGCTGTTGGTGGCGTAAAACTAAAAGTATTTGAGCGCGACTTAGAAAAATGCCGCGAAATACTGGCAACCGAAGGCGATTTGCACGAACAGGACCATATTGAGATCGATGGTGAGAACACCTACGTGGTTTGCCCCTATTGCGCATCAACAAATGTGAGCAATATTTCAGCCTCCAAAGAAAAAGACCAGTGGCCGGATCTGCTCGATTCGCTGGCCAATCTTGTTAATCCATTCCATACCGCCAAAAACTGGCACTGTAATAATTGCCAGCAGGATTTTGAGTAG
- the gldC gene encoding gliding motility protein GldC translates to MKKAEIKLTIELDDNNVPETIMWESTDAQTKEALPVKSMMLALWDQNYKNTLRIDLWTKDMPVDEMKRFFYETLQTMGDSFLRATGETNIVEDLRDYCAHFAEKMEITQK, encoded by the coding sequence ATGAAGAAAGCGGAGATAAAGCTGACTATTGAACTCGACGATAATAATGTACCGGAAACCATTATGTGGGAATCTACTGACGCGCAAACCAAAGAGGCTTTGCCGGTAAAATCCATGATGCTGGCCCTGTGGGACCAGAATTATAAAAATACACTGCGGATAGACCTGTGGACGAAAGATATGCCGGTTGATGAAATGAAACGTTTTTTTTATGAGACCCTGCAAACAATGGGCGATAGCTTTTTACGCGCAACCGGCGAAACAAATATTGTGGAAGACCTGCGCGACTATTGTGCCCACTTTGCCGAAAAAATGGAAATAACCCAAAAATAG
- a CDS encoding dihydroorotase codes for MSSVLIKSATIVNENNLSVADILVKDGFIDRIDKQIDVKADLELNAEGLFLFPGCIDDQVHFREPGLTHKANIYTESRAAVAGGITSFMEMPNTVPNTLTQTLLADKYQIAAQSALANYSFFMGASNDNIDEVLQTDIRNVCGIKVFMGSSTGNMLVDNPKTLENIFAQSPMLVATHCEDEATIQSNLAHFKQLLGENIPVRLHPKIRSEEACYLSSSMAVALAKKHNTRLHILHISTEKETHLFDNTIPLKEKRITAEACIHHLWFSDGDYETKGNLIKWNPAVKTANDRAGIMKAVLDGRIDVIATDHAPHTIEEKALPYLQAPSGGPLVQHALPAMLELYHQGKISLEQIAEKMAHNVADCFQIEKRGYIREGYWADLVLVDLNSPWTVNKDNILYKCKWSPFDGTTFQSKIITTIVSGNVVWDKGELQERGAGKRLSFER; via the coding sequence ATGTCCTCTGTTCTAATCAAATCCGCCACTATAGTTAATGAAAACAATCTGTCCGTTGCCGATATCCTGGTAAAAGACGGTTTTATTGATCGCATTGATAAACAAATAGATGTAAAAGCCGACCTGGAGTTAAATGCGGAAGGCCTATTTCTTTTTCCGGGTTGTATTGATGACCAGGTGCATTTTCGCGAACCGGGTTTAACACATAAGGCGAACATCTATACCGAATCGAGAGCGGCCGTTGCAGGCGGTATTACTTCCTTTATGGAAATGCCCAATACGGTTCCGAACACCCTAACGCAAACATTGCTTGCGGACAAATACCAAATTGCTGCACAAAGCGCTTTGGCTAACTACTCCTTTTTTATGGGTGCTTCGAATGACAATATTGACGAGGTTCTCCAAACCGACATCAGAAATGTTTGCGGCATAAAGGTTTTTATGGGCTCATCAACCGGGAACATGCTGGTGGACAACCCTAAAACACTCGAAAACATTTTCGCGCAATCGCCAATGCTGGTAGCCACCCATTGCGAAGATGAGGCTACTATCCAAAGCAACCTCGCTCATTTTAAACAGTTGCTTGGCGAAAATATTCCGGTGAGGTTACACCCTAAAATACGGAGTGAAGAGGCCTGTTACCTGTCATCATCCATGGCAGTAGCGTTAGCCAAAAAACACAATACCCGGCTGCATATCCTGCATATTTCAACAGAAAAAGAAACCCATCTTTTTGATAATACCATCCCATTAAAGGAAAAAAGAATTACTGCTGAAGCCTGTATCCACCACCTTTGGTTTAGCGACGGAGATTATGAAACCAAAGGCAACCTGATTAAATGGAACCCTGCCGTAAAAACAGCGAACGACAGGGCCGGCATTATGAAAGCGGTTTTAGATGGCCGGATAGATGTAATTGCAACGGATCATGCACCGCACACCATTGAGGAGAAAGCGCTTCCCTATTTGCAGGCGCCATCCGGCGGCCCGCTTGTACAACATGCACTCCCTGCTATGCTGGAGCTTTATCACCAGGGGAAAATCAGCCTTGAACAGATTGCTGAAAAAATGGCACACAATGTGGCAGACTGCTTTCAGATAGAAAAGCGCGGCTATATCCGCGAAGGTTATTGGGCGGATCTGGTGCTGGTGGACCTGAATTCGCCATGGACAGTCAACAAGGATAACATCCTTTATAAATGTAAATGGAGCCCGTTTGATGGCACCACATTTCAGTCAAAAATTATCACCACCATTGTTTCGGGGAATGTGGTTTGGGATAAAGGAGAATTGCAGGAAAGAGGAGCCGGAAAAAGGCTCTCCTTTGAACGGTAG
- a CDS encoding GyrI-like domain-containing protein: MKTEIIEISQFYLAGITVRTTNQNGQSQIDIGELWGRIMQGNLLAKVENKLSDDTYCVYTDYESDYLGAYTCLIGCKVASPDRIPDGFAGITIAAGKYQVYDPEGKFPEKVHATWQEIWKSDIKRAYTADFDVYGANAKSFEDTEVKIYLAIA; this comes from the coding sequence ATGAAAACGGAAATTATCGAAATATCGCAATTTTATCTGGCGGGAATAACTGTACGTACAACCAATCAAAACGGGCAATCGCAAATTGATATTGGCGAACTGTGGGGCAGGATCATGCAGGGAAATTTGCTGGCGAAAGTTGAAAATAAGCTTTCGGATGATACCTATTGCGTTTATACCGATTATGAGTCGGACTATTTAGGCGCCTACACCTGTTTAATTGGATGCAAGGTAGCCTCGCCTGATCGTATCCCGGATGGATTTGCAGGAATCACCATAGCAGCGGGCAAATACCAGGTATATGATCCGGAGGGTAAATTTCCGGAGAAAGTGCATGCCACGTGGCAGGAGATCTGGAAAAGTGATATTAAAAGGGCCTATACTGCTGATTTCGACGTGTACGGCGCCAATGCCAAAAGCTTTGAAGATACGGAAGTAAAGATCTACCTGGCGATAGCGTAA